TACGCCAGAATCTCGGTGACCACGCCGGAGCCGACCGTCTTGCCGCCCTCGCGCACCGCAAAGCGGAGCCCCTGCTCCATGGCGATCGGGCTGATCAATTCACCCGTCACACTCACGTTATCCCCCGGCATGACCATTTCCACGCCCGGGTTGAGCGAGACAATCCCCGTCACGTCCGTCGTCCGGAAGTAGAACTGCGGGCGATACCCGTTGAAGAACGGGGTATGCCGGCCGCCTTCTTCCTTCGTCAACACATAGATCTCGGCCTTGAACTTGGTGTGCGGCGTGATGCTCTTCGTCTTGCACAACACCATGCCGCGCTCCACATCTTCCTTCTTCGTGCCGCGCAACAAGACGCCGATGTTGTCGCCCGCCTGGCCTTCATCCAAGACCTTGCGGAACATTTCCACGCCGGTCACGATCGTCGTCTGCGTCGGCCGCAACCCCACAATTTCGATTTCGTCGCCCACCTTCACGATGCCGCGCTCCGCACGCCCCGTCACGACCGTGCCGCGGCCGCTGATGGTGAACACGTCTTCGATCGGCATCAGGAACGGCTTGTCGATCGGCCGCTGCGGAGTCGGAATGTAGCTATCCACCGCCGCCAACAACTTCATGATCGAGGGCACGCCCAATTCGCCCGGATCCGCTTCCATCGCCTTCAAGGCGCTGCCGTGAATGATCGGGGTCTTGTCGCCCGGGAAGCCATACTTCGTCAGCAATTCCCGCACTTCGAGCTCGACCAATTCCAAGAGTTCCTTGTCGTCGACCTTGTCGGCCTTGTTCAGAAACACGACGATGTAGGGCACGCCGACCTGGCGGGCCAACAAGATGTGCTCCCGCGTCTGCGGCATGGGGCCGTCGGCCGCGCTCACCACGAGGATCGCGCCATCCATCTGGGCGGCGCCGGTGATCATGTTCTTCACATAATCGGCGTGGCCCGGACAGTCGACGTGCGCATAGTGCCGGTTGTCGGTCTCGTACTCGACGTGACTGATC
This genomic stretch from Nitrospira sp. harbors:
- the tuf gene encoding elongation factor Tu yields the protein MAKAKFERKKPHVNIGTIGHVDHGKTTLTAALTKVCADRGLAKFIPYDEVAKASESQGRRDATKIMTIAISHVEYETDNRHYAHVDCPGHADYVKNMITGAAQMDGAILVVSAADGPMPQTREHILLARQVGVPYIVVFLNKADKVDDKELLELVELEVRELLTKYGFPGDKTPIIHGSALKAMEADPGELGVPSIMKLLAAVDSYIPTPQRPIDKPFLMPIEDVFTISGRGTVVTGRAERGIVKVGDEIEIVGLRPTQTTIVTGVEMFRKVLDEGQAGDNIGVLLRGTKKEDVERGMVLCKTKSITPHTKFKAEIYVLTKEEGGRHTPFFNGYRPQFYFRTTDVTGIVSLNPGVEMVMPGDNVSVTGELISPIAMEQGLRFAVREGGKTVGSGVVTEILA